A DNA window from Micromonospora sp. NBC_01739 contains the following coding sequences:
- a CDS encoding HAD family hydrolase — MHGANTQKYGPMMVHEDLRSRPILVLDVCGVLLAEPMAPLFRVVSEEAGTSSDRVEAIFRHYFRDALWSGLLDESAFWPAFAAACGLGQPSPAWRSVLRSTMTPLPAVSRLRNWSRGAQIWLLSNHRHEWLVPALQAAGLHRQTHRIFISSQTGAVKPNPSAYVQILEQASPGDSLLYVDDKEVNVEAFRRLGVDGVQADTSGSWTAAVDGWLAASTRRTW; from the coding sequence ATGCACGGCGCGAACACCCAGAAGTACGGGCCGATGATGGTTCACGAGGACTTACGGTCACGGCCCATCCTGGTGCTGGACGTCTGCGGGGTTCTGTTGGCGGAGCCGATGGCACCTCTCTTTCGAGTTGTCTCCGAGGAGGCCGGAACCTCCTCTGACCGAGTCGAAGCGATCTTCCGCCACTACTTCCGGGACGCGTTGTGGTCTGGGCTGCTCGACGAGTCCGCGTTCTGGCCGGCGTTCGCCGCGGCTTGCGGTCTCGGGCAGCCGTCGCCTGCCTGGCGGTCGGTGCTGCGGTCGACGATGACGCCGCTACCGGCCGTTTCCCGGCTACGCAACTGGTCGAGGGGGGCGCAGATCTGGCTGTTGTCCAACCATCGCCACGAATGGTTGGTGCCCGCGCTGCAGGCGGCCGGCCTGCACCGTCAAACCCATCGGATCTTTATCTCCAGCCAGACCGGCGCGGTCAAGCCGAATCCCTCCGCCTACGTCCAGATTCTTGAGCAGGCGTCACCCGGTGACAGCCTCCTGTACGTCGATGACAAGGAGGTCAACGTCGAAGCGTTCCGGAGGCTGGGGGTCGACGGTGTCCAGGCCGACACGTCCGGCTCCTGGACCGCCGCCGTCGATGGTTGGCTTGCCGCATCAACGCGGAGGACCTGGTGA
- a CDS encoding HAD family hydrolase, with amino-acid sequence MTVQTSSPRRIRAVYFDVGETLINESTEYGTWADWLGVPRHTFSAVFGQVIAQGRDYREVFQHFQPGFDLALERQRRAEAGLAEHFNGRDLYPDVRDCLAALKADGYFVGVAGNQTARAGRLLHELNLGVDLIATSDDWGAEKPTREFFVKLVESAGCAPEEIAYVGDRLDNDILPALAAGLTTVFIRRGPWGYFYATRPEVEQAHIRIDNLGDLPARLRNMQP; translated from the coding sequence ATGACCGTCCAGACCTCTTCCCCACGGCGAATCCGCGCTGTCTACTTCGACGTGGGCGAGACGCTGATCAACGAGTCCACCGAGTACGGCACCTGGGCGGACTGGCTCGGCGTTCCCCGGCACACGTTCTCTGCGGTGTTCGGGCAGGTCATCGCGCAGGGGCGGGACTACCGCGAGGTCTTCCAGCACTTCCAGCCTGGATTCGACCTCGCACTGGAGCGGCAGCGCCGGGCAGAAGCCGGATTAGCGGAGCACTTCAACGGCCGCGACCTCTACCCTGATGTCCGGGACTGCCTCGCCGCGCTGAAGGCCGACGGCTATTTTGTCGGTGTGGCGGGTAACCAGACCGCTCGCGCCGGCCGGCTGCTACATGAGCTGAACCTGGGCGTGGACCTGATCGCGACGTCGGACGACTGGGGCGCGGAGAAGCCGACCCGGGAGTTCTTCGTCAAGCTGGTCGAGTCGGCGGGGTGCGCGCCGGAGGAGATCGCATACGTGGGCGACCGCCTCGACAACGACATTCTCCCCGCGCTGGCCGCCGGCCTGACGACCGTTTTCATCCGACGTGGACCATGGGGATACTTCTACGCCACCCGCCCAGAGGTGGAACAAGCGCACATCCGCATCGATAACCTCGGAGATCTTCCGGCACGACTACGGAACATGCAGCCTTAG
- the trpS gene encoding tryptophan--tRNA ligase — protein MTAQRMLTGDRPTGKLHLGHYVGSIANRVRLHRKYESFFIIADLHMLTTKNTRDDIAKATQNARDMVVDSLAAGIDPNTATFYLQSAIQEVGDLNTLFQNLVTVPRLERVPSLKDMARDAGKEEMPYGLLGYPVLQAADILCVKAHVVPVGKDNAAHVEVTREIARRFNHLYGEVFPVPELVSAETPTLVGTDGRAKMSKSLGNAIALSDEPVEVRRKVMGMYTDPKRIRADVPGTVEGNPVFQYHDVFNPNRTEVDDLKSRYREGKVGDVEVKEKLATALNAFLDPMRERRARYEADKGLVDELIVEGTERTRREVQQTVFEARKAMGLTGVYTQLRRKAERSRKPAATTA, from the coding sequence ATGACCGCTCAGCGGATGCTCACCGGTGACCGTCCCACCGGAAAACTGCATCTCGGCCACTACGTCGGCAGCATCGCCAACCGCGTGAGGCTGCACCGGAAGTACGAGAGCTTCTTCATCATCGCCGACCTGCACATGCTGACCACCAAGAACACCCGGGACGACATCGCCAAGGCCACCCAGAACGCTCGGGACATGGTGGTTGACTCCCTCGCCGCCGGGATCGACCCCAACACCGCGACCTTCTACCTCCAGTCTGCGATCCAGGAGGTCGGGGACCTCAACACCCTCTTCCAGAACCTGGTCACCGTGCCGCGCCTGGAGCGGGTGCCTTCGCTCAAGGACATGGCTCGCGACGCCGGCAAGGAGGAGATGCCGTACGGTCTGCTCGGGTACCCGGTGTTGCAGGCCGCCGACATTCTCTGCGTCAAGGCCCACGTTGTGCCCGTCGGCAAGGACAACGCCGCGCACGTCGAGGTCACCAGGGAGATCGCCCGGCGCTTCAACCATCTCTACGGCGAGGTCTTCCCCGTCCCCGAGTTGGTTAGCGCCGAGACACCCACCCTGGTCGGCACCGACGGCCGGGCCAAGATGAGCAAGAGCCTGGGCAACGCCATCGCCCTCTCGGACGAGCCGGTCGAGGTCCGCCGCAAGGTCATGGGCATGTACACCGACCCGAAACGGATCCGCGCGGACGTGCCCGGCACGGTCGAGGGCAACCCCGTGTTCCAGTACCACGACGTCTTCAACCCGAACCGGACGGAGGTCGATGACCTCAAGAGCCGCTACCGCGAGGGCAAGGTCGGCGACGTCGAGGTCAAGGAGAAACTCGCCACCGCACTGAACGCGTTCCTCGATCCCATGCGCGAGCGGCGTGCCCGCTACGAGGCCGACAAGGGCCTGGTCGACGAACTGATCGTGGAGGGCACGGAACGCACCCGACGCGAGGTCCAGCAGACCGTCTTCGAGGCCCGCAAGGCGATGGGCCTCACCGGCGTTTACACACAGCTCCGCCGCAAGGCCGAACGGTCCCGCAAACCCGCAGCCACCACCGCGTAG
- a CDS encoding recombinase family protein, with translation MESSRKELSQRGRSTAWQKFNIGVRRDGGLADMLAEATSPDRRFDVVICESIDRIARWTHQGTKIEHDLELAGVPLLAADEPITQSNSRKRAAQILLRRTKQGVAEWYMIEMLEKSWDGFEEHTGQGWNVGKPPYGYLAEKHKHPVPAKRAEGKHKTKLKIDPDRGPVVEQIFAWRIDEKLSYRAIAERLNTDLDRYPPPQPVDPARAVGRWTGSAVREILVNPKYTGHMVWNRRSTKDKLHPGKVNPREQWVVSAQPTHPGIVPIETFLAAQNVGRSRERSRADARQASPNRHRQTKRVYALRSYVWCAPCQRRMFGRTVTGYTYYPANPARGPSPRGTRA, from the coding sequence GTGGAGTCCTCCCGCAAGGAACTCAGCCAGCGCGGCCGAAGCACCGCGTGGCAGAAGTTCAACATCGGCGTCCGCCGCGACGGCGGCCTCGCCGACATGCTCGCCGAGGCCACCTCACCGGATCGCCGCTTCGACGTCGTCATCTGCGAGTCGATCGACCGCATCGCCCGATGGACCCACCAGGGCACCAAGATCGAGCACGACCTCGAACTCGCCGGGGTGCCTCTGCTGGCCGCCGACGAGCCGATCACGCAGTCGAACAGCCGCAAACGCGCCGCCCAGATCCTCCTGCGCCGCACCAAACAGGGCGTCGCCGAGTGGTACATGATCGAAATGCTGGAGAAGTCGTGGGACGGCTTCGAGGAACACACCGGTCAGGGCTGGAACGTCGGCAAGCCGCCATACGGCTACCTCGCCGAGAAGCACAAACACCCTGTCCCCGCCAAACGCGCGGAAGGCAAACACAAGACCAAACTGAAAATCGACCCCGATCGAGGGCCGGTGGTCGAGCAGATCTTCGCCTGGCGCATCGACGAGAAGCTGTCCTACCGGGCCATCGCCGAGCGGCTCAACACCGACCTCGACCGCTACCCGCCCCCACAACCTGTCGACCCGGCCCGCGCGGTCGGCCGGTGGACCGGCTCGGCGGTCCGCGAGATCCTCGTCAACCCCAAGTACACCGGCCACATGGTGTGGAACCGGCGCTCGACCAAAGACAAACTGCACCCCGGCAAGGTCAACCCCCGTGAGCAGTGGGTCGTCTCCGCCCAGCCCACCCACCCGGGCATCGTGCCGATCGAGACGTTCCTCGCCGCGCAGAACGTCGGCCGATCTCGGGAACGGTCACGCGCCGACGCTCGCCAGGCTTCTCCCAACCGGCACCGGCAGACCAAGCGGGTCTACGCGCTTCGTTCCTACGTCTGGTGCGCGCCGTGCCAGCGGCGCATGTTCGGCCGCACCGTCACCGGCTACACCTACTATCCTGCCAACCCCGCGAGAGGGCCATCCCCGAGGGGCACCCGAGCATGA
- a CDS encoding aminotransferase class I/II-fold pyridoxal phosphate-dependent enzyme: protein MSVLAEWHAARNSLVADEHAERARRFGLQLLAPNSEGLPPVIDNLAGRTIWAWQPASPALAATGDDRTDVRVGVAGSRLHLGHLSLARDVAWLQEKGHSVTFISRQTRTTASATVVELLTERVKQFDGRTPERVIDLDAAEVRAFEDDVLSGLVLRRMRQVYGWSDDTRLNLLRDAVTMMSFFLYEQSPRGSIALVDAGQVTHTALMRTVSDRLAAPTPYVAYRRLVPNLRHRGGRASINDPASTILLTDRPDTVREKFIGAVTGGRARAEEQRKYGGNPNDCPTFEVIELLSAPERATAAARRCRAGEVMCGQCKIEHLDDVIAGVRGDGRQVTLARVGTSPAVPKAVAGVAPSLHRPPRREPVELEAEIARYAGVVPEQVVVGHGTTEILDWIMREQASAGAAVLATAPTFELYGQLAARNELRYDEVAWDGGPLRHDLEALRAALKNDHVAVVVDIPHTISGISISLSDLLAVVAPQLPSGAKLIIDNVYGEFMAHPLSLTPRLLEERDELVVCRSLSKAHCLLGARVGYAVTSAGYADRLRRHRLPYSVSALAATAARASLGDDRSLRRTIGLNRRAYATLTAELDRLRIGYARSDANFLLIDLGDRRDQVLALLRARGLRFRDGSRWRLSTMIQVHVIDEATVAPLVRALRDLC from the coding sequence ATGAGCGTCCTCGCCGAGTGGCACGCGGCCCGCAATAGCCTGGTAGCGGACGAGCACGCCGAAAGGGCACGCCGTTTCGGGCTCCAACTGCTCGCTCCCAACTCCGAGGGCCTACCGCCGGTGATCGACAACCTGGCGGGCCGGACCATCTGGGCCTGGCAGCCTGCGAGCCCAGCATTGGCCGCGACGGGTGACGACCGTACGGACGTGCGCGTCGGTGTTGCCGGAAGTCGGCTGCATCTCGGCCATCTCAGTCTCGCGCGGGACGTCGCATGGCTGCAGGAAAAGGGCCACTCCGTGACCTTCATCAGCCGACAAACCCGCACCACGGCCTCCGCAACGGTTGTCGAGCTCTTGACAGAACGGGTGAAGCAGTTCGACGGACGCACCCCCGAACGCGTTATCGACCTCGACGCGGCCGAGGTCCGGGCCTTCGAGGACGATGTGTTGTCCGGGCTGGTGTTGCGCCGGATGCGGCAGGTCTATGGCTGGTCCGATGACACCAGACTGAACCTGCTGCGGGACGCGGTGACGATGATGAGCTTCTTCCTGTACGAGCAGAGCCCGAGAGGGTCGATCGCGCTGGTCGACGCCGGCCAGGTGACGCATACGGCGCTGATGAGGACCGTGTCGGATCGCCTCGCGGCACCGACGCCGTACGTCGCCTATCGACGGTTGGTTCCGAACCTGCGGCATCGTGGTGGCCGGGCCAGCATCAACGATCCGGCCTCCACGATCCTTCTCACCGATCGTCCCGACACCGTCCGGGAAAAGTTCATCGGCGCGGTGACCGGCGGCCGAGCCCGCGCCGAGGAGCAGCGCAAATACGGGGGCAACCCCAACGACTGCCCGACCTTCGAGGTCATCGAACTATTGTCCGCACCTGAGCGGGCGACCGCCGCGGCGCGTCGATGCCGAGCCGGCGAGGTGATGTGCGGGCAGTGCAAGATTGAGCACCTCGACGATGTGATTGCCGGCGTTCGCGGTGACGGTCGACAGGTCACGCTCGCTCGCGTCGGCACGAGTCCCGCCGTGCCGAAGGCGGTTGCCGGGGTCGCTCCCAGTTTGCACCGACCACCCCGCCGGGAGCCGGTGGAGTTGGAGGCCGAGATCGCCCGGTACGCCGGGGTGGTGCCGGAACAGGTCGTGGTCGGTCACGGCACAACCGAGATCCTCGACTGGATCATGCGTGAGCAGGCTTCAGCCGGTGCGGCGGTGCTCGCGACCGCCCCCACCTTCGAGCTGTACGGGCAACTCGCCGCCAGGAACGAACTGCGCTACGACGAGGTTGCGTGGGACGGCGGACCACTGCGACACGACCTGGAGGCGCTGCGAGCCGCGCTGAAAAATGATCATGTCGCGGTAGTGGTGGATATCCCGCACACGATCTCCGGCATCTCGATATCGTTGTCCGACTTGCTGGCTGTAGTCGCGCCTCAACTGCCCAGCGGGGCGAAGCTGATCATCGACAACGTCTACGGTGAGTTCATGGCACATCCCCTCTCGCTGACACCGCGACTCCTTGAGGAGCGCGACGAGTTGGTGGTGTGCCGGTCGCTGTCCAAGGCACACTGCCTACTCGGTGCCAGAGTCGGGTACGCGGTCACCAGCGCTGGCTACGCCGACCGGCTGCGTCGACACCGGCTTCCGTATTCTGTCAGCGCGCTGGCTGCCACGGCGGCACGCGCCTCCCTGGGCGACGACAGAAGCCTCCGGCGCACCATCGGGTTGAACCGGCGCGCGTACGCGACGCTGACCGCCGAACTCGACCGGCTGCGCATCGGGTATGCCCGATCGGACGCGAACTTTCTTCTGATCGATCTCGGGGATCGGCGCGACCAGGTCCTCGCTCTACTCCGGGCTCGGGGGCTGCGGTTCCGTGACGGCTCACGATGGCGACTTTCGACGATGATCCAGGTCCATGTCATCGACGAGGCGACCGTCGCCCCGTTGGTGCGCGCCCTGCGCGACCTTTGTTGA
- a CDS encoding helix-turn-helix domain-containing protein, with product MLRRLRQERRLSLRKLQVLTRYDFTYLGQVERGEKPGSMELAEVCDRALGVDGLLVKTYGRMSAALTRPGSQEDEMRRRTAIKAMAASPLAFVDQAGVVPELQVSRLERNAEVYRHLYHGSGKPGDLLSLARDHLETAVDVMRQLPDGGLKRRVLRTRSEVATLAGRLTFFDLQRPADARGYFGLAHEAAIQVGDDLLAAAALGHLAFVPAAEQNTSAAISYLAGAADHAERSGVPVVQSWIAAVESEVLGTANAAGTLRALDQAAARLSRPADAAPPAWFDYYSADRLDGFRGRAFLQLGRPEEARSALTAALRGLGPVAVKQKAVFLIDIASSYLGDHPQLDQACDLAGDAAAMLAMAGYATASTRLQEFRTRLRPWDDATVVADLDERLGALTA from the coding sequence GTGCTACGCCGGCTTCGTCAGGAGCGACGGTTGTCGCTCCGGAAGTTGCAGGTGCTGACCCGCTATGACTTCACGTACCTGGGGCAGGTCGAGCGAGGTGAAAAGCCAGGTTCGATGGAGCTCGCCGAGGTGTGCGACCGGGCACTCGGCGTGGACGGCCTGCTCGTGAAGACATACGGTCGGATGTCAGCGGCCCTGACCCGACCTGGGAGCCAGGAGGATGAAATGCGCCGGCGGACTGCGATCAAGGCTATGGCGGCTTCCCCGCTCGCTTTCGTCGATCAGGCTGGAGTGGTTCCAGAGCTTCAGGTGAGCCGACTCGAACGCAATGCGGAGGTGTACCGGCACCTCTACCACGGGTCTGGGAAACCTGGCGATCTGCTCAGCCTGGCACGCGATCACCTCGAGACCGCGGTCGACGTCATGCGGCAACTGCCCGACGGAGGACTCAAGCGCCGAGTCCTGCGCACCCGCAGCGAAGTCGCCACGCTTGCCGGCCGGCTGACGTTCTTCGACCTGCAGCGACCGGCCGACGCGCGGGGCTACTTCGGACTCGCCCACGAAGCGGCCATCCAGGTGGGGGACGACCTCCTCGCCGCAGCCGCGCTCGGCCATCTCGCCTTCGTGCCGGCGGCCGAGCAGAACACCTCGGCCGCCATCAGCTATCTCGCTGGCGCCGCTGATCATGCCGAACGAAGTGGTGTGCCGGTAGTCCAGTCATGGATCGCGGCGGTGGAATCCGAGGTCCTGGGCACAGCGAACGCGGCCGGAACGCTGCGAGCTCTCGACCAAGCAGCCGCACGCCTTTCCCGACCCGCAGACGCGGCACCACCCGCATGGTTCGACTACTACTCGGCGGACCGGCTCGACGGATTCCGTGGTCGGGCATTCCTCCAGCTCGGTCGGCCCGAGGAAGCCCGATCCGCCCTGACAGCTGCACTACGTGGACTCGGTCCCGTGGCGGTCAAGCAGAAGGCGGTGTTCCTCATCGACATAGCCAGCTCGTATCTCGGCGACCACCCGCAGCTCGACCAGGCGTGTGACCTCGCCGGGGACGCCGCCGCGATGCTGGCGATGGCCGGCTACGCGACCGCGAGCACCCGCCTTCAGGAGTTCCGTACCCGGCTGAGGCCGTGGGACGATGCCACCGTCGTTGCTGACCTTGACGAGCGATTGGGTGCGTTGACCGCATGA
- a CDS encoding phosphotransferase, with the protein MSRHEAGRQAGSFLLRKIRSGTSGAEVFLLRQPGGAAVATKVTRNPRVRSSVQAQRHAVMAKHFASHTPAVLGTATEAALDVIVTAAPAVWSLDEAIARVGPTPELYLIWQDVVNTLVTVWRSTAEPGFDPSRATRNHDLRCRRGHQGLEDVLTTDLGPPSHWLSIMINGSDMGSWFRAFEQLLVVGRPDSHITCHGDPHAGNVLVASDGTWHLIDWEWSGDHHDWRMMVSHLLGSWYVRDLLDHASGTASATPDQLVLDYAIGETPRLRQFGIPAADAFRRMTTPARTEQDLSDVARYAALLLLREIPRAVLAGRRHLIAPLLGECIRLTTGEHSNHPAIRLLSAPVGAAM; encoded by the coding sequence ATGAGTCGCCACGAAGCCGGCCGGCAGGCCGGCAGCTTCCTGCTGCGAAAAATCAGGTCGGGGACCTCGGGAGCTGAGGTGTTCCTGCTGCGACAACCCGGCGGTGCGGCTGTCGCCACGAAGGTCACCCGCAACCCAAGGGTCAGGTCGTCCGTGCAGGCCCAACGGCACGCCGTCATGGCGAAGCACTTCGCCTCGCACACCCCGGCGGTGCTCGGGACCGCAACCGAGGCCGCGCTTGACGTCATCGTCACGGCGGCACCTGCGGTGTGGAGCCTCGACGAAGCCATCGCTCGTGTCGGACCGACACCGGAGCTTTACCTGATCTGGCAAGACGTGGTGAACACTCTCGTCACGGTATGGCGGTCAACCGCCGAGCCCGGATTCGATCCCAGCCGGGCCACTCGCAATCATGATCTTCGGTGTCGTCGTGGCCATCAGGGGCTGGAGGACGTGCTCACCACAGACCTCGGACCGCCCTCGCATTGGTTGAGCATCATGATTAACGGAAGCGACATGGGCTCCTGGTTTCGAGCCTTCGAGCAGCTCCTCGTCGTCGGCAGGCCCGACTCCCATATCACCTGTCACGGCGATCCGCACGCCGGCAACGTACTGGTTGCCTCCGACGGGACCTGGCACCTCATCGACTGGGAATGGTCCGGTGACCATCACGACTGGCGCATGATGGTCAGCCACCTGCTCGGTAGCTGGTACGTACGCGACCTCCTAGACCACGCCTCCGGCACGGCTTCAGCGACACCCGACCAGCTCGTGCTGGACTATGCCATCGGTGAAACCCCTCGACTACGCCAGTTCGGGATCCCGGCAGCCGACGCGTTCCGGCGGATGACGACGCCGGCCCGAACAGAGCAGGATCTCAGTGATGTTGCTCGGTACGCGGCGCTTCTTCTGCTCCGGGAGATCCCCCGAGCGGTGTTGGCTGGGCGACGTCACCTCATCGCACCCCTGCTCGGCGAGTGCATTCGACTCACCACTGGCGAGCACTCGAATCATCCCGCCATCCGGCTACTCAGTGCGCCGGTCGGGGCGGCGATGTAA
- a CDS encoding LLM class flavin-dependent oxidoreductase — MRLGLALPHYPFSFPTPQPSTARRAIEYATLAEDAGFHQVWVSDHFWVDVAAAGQPEQRQEPAECWTLMAAIAAITNRIRVGSLATPIGFRNPNLLARMAATVNELAAGRLDVAVGAGWNESEHRANGLDFPPARQRLTSLEDTVGLLRRRVPGVPIWVAGKRPKLLEVAALADGWNTAWDSTMADYRHRDAMVRQACHRRGRDPAAVHRSLGLTTLIGRDNNDLERRWHSLQRWAPGGALADISLRSWARSRLVGTPEEVAQQLRRWGEAGVEQVICSFGAPFAVHDNQQLELAVDALMILSGSKGP, encoded by the coding sequence ATGCGACTCGGACTCGCACTGCCGCATTACCCATTCTCCTTCCCGACACCGCAGCCCTCCACCGCCCGCCGAGCGATCGAGTACGCCACCTTGGCCGAGGACGCGGGATTCCACCAAGTGTGGGTCTCCGACCACTTCTGGGTCGACGTCGCCGCTGCAGGGCAACCGGAGCAACGGCAGGAGCCGGCTGAGTGTTGGACCCTGATGGCCGCGATAGCGGCCATCACCAACCGCATCCGTGTCGGCTCTTTGGCCACGCCTATCGGGTTCAGGAACCCCAACCTCCTCGCACGCATGGCGGCGACCGTGAACGAACTCGCCGCCGGTCGGCTCGACGTCGCCGTCGGAGCCGGGTGGAACGAGTCGGAACACCGGGCGAACGGCCTTGACTTCCCGCCGGCAAGGCAACGGCTGACGTCGCTTGAGGACACAGTCGGGCTTCTGCGGCGGCGGGTGCCGGGCGTGCCCATCTGGGTTGCCGGGAAGCGCCCGAAGCTACTTGAGGTCGCCGCGCTCGCGGACGGCTGGAACACCGCGTGGGACAGCACAATGGCTGATTACCGGCACCGGGATGCGATGGTGCGGCAAGCCTGCCACCGTCGGGGGCGTGACCCTGCGGCGGTTCACCGGTCTCTTGGCCTGACGACGCTCATCGGCCGAGACAACAACGATCTTGAGAGACGGTGGCACAGTTTGCAGCGCTGGGCTCCCGGCGGTGCACTGGCTGATATCTCCCTGCGGAGCTGGGCACGGTCCCGCTTGGTCGGTACACCGGAGGAAGTGGCCCAACAGCTCCGTCGATGGGGCGAAGCCGGGGTCGAGCAGGTCATCTGCTCATTTGGAGCGCCATTCGCCGTTCACGATAACCAGCAGCTTGAGCTTGCTGTAGACGCGCTGATGATCTTATCCGGCTCGAAGGGGCCGTAG